Part of the Anomaloglossus baeobatrachus isolate aAnoBae1 unplaced genomic scaffold, aAnoBae1.hap1 Scaffold_84, whole genome shotgun sequence genome, tatatatatatatatatatatattttatatgtattatatatatatatatatatatatatatatatatatataatctatcgatctataaaatagattatatatatataattttaattaagtaaaaggatatatatatcataaatatatacatttaaatctatatatttattatttattatatatgtatattttcttatatttatatttatacataattaatatgaattatatatatttaatttaaatatatatatatatagatatatatatatattatttatatatgtattatatatttatttttataattatatatatatatatatatatatatagatagatagatatatatttaagaacaccattatacgttgccaaggcacactcatctgcgcctaccttggttttgtaactctgcttgtatggcagagatccgggcactggagcggtaccgcagatccgctaattttttgcggatctgggcgcaggtgcgctccaaatgaaatctcctcctcaacccacgttggatcctgcgcaagaccgctttcttatggagaagtggatgctcttgcgcctcacggcaatcataatcgcgagcatccacttctctaattaggtaacggacctccgcctctccccaagctgttgccctcctgcgtgccgccattgttcgctggtgtgtctacgtagcaaacgcagttgcgtcacccgcggtaacgcctcttcacatctgattcaacggatagcgtcacgtgaacgctagctccaatcagattggggtggacgttgttgatcctgctccagccaatggccgccgatattacatcttcggccatggctggattgttgatttgtgaaatattacaattgctatgattgacggtgaaagtgcgacgcacttttaacaaatcagaatgatctttgctgcagaaatgagatcgcgccatgacgcaaatgctgtgtcaaggggtcgtggtatcacacactgcgagcgcacatacaattataaaaaatcgaaaaagagatgtcgtttgaaggtttcggggacgcacaaacgtccccgtttaaaaaccccaaatgaaaatatataaggcttcatattcataatttgcgtgttttttttttttattgcattggtacatggaaatcaaaattgtacaagagccctaaatgatgtattcatcatacagctggacgccaaattgaggaagtaaataaacctttgcagggttttacctaaagaaaagcaatgttgaagttaaaagtgaacattttacttttaaacccaaaaacaaattttagtcataccattgagcatttctactatggtatcaagataaaattcaccataaaatatattgtgcaatttcttcttagtgcacccatatgtaatatgtggttgaaatcaactggtttggcacatattttggcacgctgttgttcgctacgctcactctcaatgtgcgatccggagcaggaagcccaatgatagcggtgatgacacccggtgccgggccggactagtctgggggtcgtaagtggttgccggagtcatggcttcagtgggggtgatagtttatattcgtgacgccaccttaatccgccgctgctgtatggggcatccgggggtgatgtaacggcagcaatggtggtactgctccccacagtagcccttaatagtgaatgaatgacaaacaaatcttgtggaaagtaaaaacaactgtttattaaagtaatcattttgcaaaaatgacattttagtataaatgtgatgaacataacaatacaagtaaccatatattttaaaattagtataaatgtgatgaacataatacaagtaaccatatattttaaaattaagaagggaagtttctaaaacaaatcaatacaagaaaataaaactcagcataataaatgtgctcaatacaagtttatctaatgctgccacgtaattgcaccaggaccattaaaatattggcagtacttttctcgacaggccttcgcatcatcggtatttctgccgggcgccaatggttgaagtcctgcgattgcgggatcttcagaatgccattcgccaagcaccacttcgccatttaagtcatcagagtctacaaagcctgttggacagtacgtaatagcatctcgccgtcgaagaaagttgtgaagggcgcaacaggccaaaacaactgcgtctattgatggtagactcaggttaattggtgtgtggaaaacgcggaagcgatttgccattatcccaaaggcattttccacaaccctgcgtgcccttgataatctgtaattgaacctttgtctttccgccgttagacttttctgggggaatggtttcatgagattgggatgaagtgggaaggcttcatcgcccacaaatacaaagttaaggtttgcggtagtgtcagagttggggggcaagtgcagttcaccattttgcaaacgttcaccaaagcctgtgtgttctaaaaccccaccgtcagaaaccctgccattcatgccaacatcaacagcaataaattcgtaattggcattcacaagggccattaggatgatgctgaaatagcccttatagttataaaaataggagccgctgttcagtggttgagtgatccgcacatgtttcccgtccaaagcaccaccacagtttgggaactgccaaaggtgctcaaaatcggaggcaatcttctgccattcctccacagttttggggaactcaatgtagttacgcagactgtggaaaattgctctacatgtctccggaataagaacgctgagcagggaccttgaaattgcagaagaaaaatgtaagtcttgcagggagcgtccggtggccaggaaacgcagcgtgactgacaatctttcatctgccgggatggcagcacgcatcgctgtattcttgcgctgaataattggcgtaactctttcgagtaaaaggctgaatgattcttctgacatccgcagaaaattgtggaaatcctgaggattattttcctgcagctctcttagcagttgcatgtgggagtatttgtacctcttctgcagccactctctggtccacatgaagcgctttcgtttggaacgcctctgttccccttcacgtagccgaccggcctcaaacatcaatgcagcacccagcacaacacgctgcatgtcgttcatgttgtccacactgcaaaaaaacatgtaaagatgagaaaagttgctataaaccaatcacatttttttgggggggtgtagaagagacactaaaatggccgcccccatagaagtgcaccagttctaactgtgtcagagaaacaaaatggcggctgtaactgtgtcagagaaacaaaatggcggctgtaactgtgtcagagaaacaaaatggcggctgtaactgtgtcagagaaacaaaatggcggctgtaactgtgtcagagaaacaaaatggcggctgtaactgtgtcagacaaacaaaatggcggctgtaactgtgtcagagaaacaaaatggcggctgtaactgtgtcagagaaacaaaatggcggctgtaactgtgtcagagaaacaaaatggcggctgtaactgtgtcagacaaacaaaatggcggctgtaactgtgtcagagaaacaaaatggcggctgtaactgtgtcagagaaacaaaatggcggctgtaactgtgtcagacaaacaaaatggcggctgtaactgtgtcagagaaacaaaatggcggctgtaactgtgtcagagaaacaaaaaggcggctgtagcagagagacaaaatagccagcaatactagataaggacacataaaaggacgatggacgcacaaaaggcaatatgtatacagataacaaccaaccactttcattatccgcaaaaataattactatctataaacacaaatactttcaatactataacaaaaacatggaacaagtaacaaagacttttcgaaaatgacttaccgcgtccagaaaatgcagccgtctatgctatctattaataatcgcagtttcgatcctcacagcgacacgctcgggaacgaatgagggatatccaagtgcagatgcggctttgatccgaaaaccaagcaagcgggaacaaagcacgaatgaatctggaatacagcgacacgctcgggaacgaatgagggaagatgcggctttgatccgaaaaccaagcaagcgggaacaaagcacgaatgaatctgggtgtagtcacaggtttgctcctagaagactcaaaagggaacaaagcatgaagcgatacccaatcagaatgcaatagtgttctcattgctaaccaatcggtgcagagaggggcgcggaaatggtgacgtaactacacactattgttctcagcgccaaccaatgggtgcagaaggggcgtggaaacggggacgcaacaacacgccttcgtgcatctcatctaggtcgtcaacgaaatcgttaatagggtgtcaaacatacagattcatgcagcccagcaggactccaacgagccaaaaatggcccaagctgttcggcatcgatcagcgatttcgcagcagggggtgaatcgttggtacgtgtcaaacgtgacaagatcgcaattgaagttgttcttacgtcacagaaactgtgacgtagtaacgatctcgtttacgatctcgttatgtgtgaagtggcctttaagctgggttcacacatagcgacagcgatgtcGCTATTAcgccaccattttctgtgacacaacagcgaccttgtaagttgctgttatgatcgctgcttagctgtcaaacacagcagacgcagcagcgatcataacgacacgcgtcgctgtggaaccgatgctgcgcttggtaaccaaggtaaatatcgggtaaccaatcaaagtgcttctctggttacctgatatttaccttggttacaagcgcacaccgcttagcgctggctccctgcactcatagccacagtacacatcgggttaataagcaaagcttTGCTTATttcctgatgtgtagtctggctgcgtGCAAGGAGCATGGAGCCggaactggcagcctgagagcggctgacgctagtaactaaagtaaatatctggtaaccaaggaaaagtcttcccttggttacccgatgtttaccttggttacagcttaccgcaggctgccagaagcagtctccctgctcccttcagttcgtcgctctctcgctgtcacacacagcgatgtgtgcttcacagcgggagagcaacgagcaaaaaatgaagcaggacattcagcaacgagcggcgacctcacagcaggggccgggtcgttgctggatgtcacacacagcgacagcgacgggacgtcgctgctatgtcacagaaaattgtgacgtaacagcgacgtcgttgtcgttatgtgtgaacccagctttacacaaaGACAAAATGGAGTGTAGATTTAACAAAATGGATTCTTCTCTCATTCAAGCAATACACAAGTGGATGAATAAAGCGTACAAAttggctgtaacaaaaaaaaaaaaagttttttctccccaaaaattaaaaatgtGTAAAAAGATGAATCATTTGTAAATGATCCATTATAAAAAGTACACAACCGTAATGACATAAAATTAACTCTTTATTAACAGATAGTAAAAGTCTATtaatatttactaaaacagacattctattcatgactatggcttcactcctgtgtgacttctctcatgtttaacaagctctgatttctgagcaaaacatttcccacattctgaacatgaatatggcttctctcctgtgtgaattctctcatgtgtaataagatttgatttccgatcaaaacatttcccacattctgaacatgaatatggcttctctcctgtgtgaattctctcatgtctattaagtgttgatttctgagcaaaacatttctcacattctgaacatgaatataaattctctcctgtgtgaattctctcatgtttaacaagatctgatttccaagcaaaacatttctcacattctgaacaggaatatggcttcactcctgtgtgaattctctcatgtgtaataagtgttgatttctgagcaaaacatttctcacattctgaacatgaatataaattctctcctgtgtgaattctctcatgtttaacaagatttgatttcaaagcaaaacatttcccacattctgcacatgaatatggcttcactcctgtgtgaattctctcatgagtAATGAGATCTGATTTGtccgcaaaacatttctcacattctgaacatgaatatggcttctctcctgtgtgaattctctcatgtttaatcagagctgatttctgagcaaaacatttctcacattctgcacatgaatatggcttcactcctgtgtgaattctctcatgtctattaagtgttgatttctgagcaaaacatttcccacattctgcacatgaatatggcttcactcctgtgtgaattctctcatgtgtaatgagatgtaatttctgagcaaaacatttcccacattctgaacatgaatatggcttcgcttctttgttactttcacttcccttagcattctgtgtggaactcctggtaccgtcatctgccataaataaaattgaagttataagcttttaataatataaccgcaaacatacacagacacacataaatccatataaattccaaagtgtgtagtgttctactttaaaaggcctatgtgacagaaaatacccaaaattacattttaaaaactgcatccttcgaagtgctcaaaacgacattcaataaaacatatctacaaaagtatatccagtggcactcaataataaggatactttggcattgcattactgttgTAGAAATATTAGAAAAAGGGATTAATACGTAGGTAATGAGAAAAATGAGTAAaacgacataggcattgcattactgctttagagatatttgcaaagtgagatttttagtttatgtattgaccaatccatgtgagcccaataaccttgacaagcacctgaccaagcactctgccctatagccAAGGTGTGTCCACCATCTTGTTTAGCCAGAAAGCAGACATGCAGATGTTTAATCACTCATAGACgcatttaaggttaggttcccaatataatgagatcaccttgtcgaggtgatcgggctcacatggattggccaatacataagctaagaatctctctttgcaaatatctcgaaagcagtaatgcaatgcctatgtctttttactcatttttcacattagcaatgtatttatcccttttttgtaatattcctacagcagtaatgcaatgccaaagtacactttagatacgtcacagaaattaaagcaatgtggaaggaaaaaaataaaatttaaatttttcccacaaaagtgttgctttaaccacaaattttcattttcccaagggtaagatgagaaaatggaccatataattctgttgtgcaatttctcatgtgtACGccgatacccaatatgtggtggaaaaccactgctTGAgtccacagcaggactcggaagggaaggagcacaatttgacttttggagaacaaaattggctgaaatagaggatgtcatgtcacatttgtaaagcccttgatgtgcctaaacagtagaac contains:
- the LOC142288554 gene encoding uncharacterized protein LOC142288554 → MQNAADTMEKGEMDVRGDERSRDLSTDDGTRSSTQNAKGSESNKEAKPYSCSECGKCFAQKLHLITHERIHTGVKPYSCAECGKCFAQKSTLNRHERIHTGVKPYSCAECEKCFAQKSALIKHERIHTGEKPYSCSECEKCFADKSDLITHERIHTGVKPYSCAECGKCFALKSNLVKHERIHTGENLYSCSECEKCFAQKSTLITHERIHTGVKPYSCSECEKCFAWKSDLVKHERIHTGENLYSCSECEKCFAQKSTLNRHERIHTGEKPYSCSECGKCFDRKSNLITHERIHTGEKPYSCSECGKCFAQKSELVKHERSHTGVKP